From the Capnocytophaga sp. oral taxon 878 genome, the window TATTTGTTATTTTAGTACTAAGTCGGTTGAACCTACTTCATTTAGGTTATCATCATAAACGGTTATTTTATAGGCTCCTTTTTCAAATTCTTTGGAGGTTTTAGAAATGAAGTCACATACATCAACACTTTTATTTTCATATATAAAATGAGGTGCTGTGCTAAAATTCACTGTGATATTAGCCACTGATTGGGTATCGTTGGCTCCTAAAGTAATGCCAGATGGAGCAGTTACTTTTATGTAGAAAGTTTTACTTCCTGCTTTAGCTATTTTGTTGGCTACAACGGTGAAACATATCCTTATCTTATCTGCAGCACGCCCACGATCGGTAGTTTTATTTTTTGAACCTTTTACAGCTTCTGCAATAAGTTTGTTTATCTGTAAAGCTGACCCTTCTTCTACTACCTTTTTCAGTTTGTTAGCTTGTTGGGCAAGCGAATCAACTTTGGCAGTAGTACTCGTTAACTTTACTGATACGCTGTCCAAATCTTTTTGTATTGTTTTGTTTATTTGTAATAGTGAATCATTTTTTCGAAGTAGCAAATCACGTTCTTTAGCAAGAGCAAAGGCTTGGCTTTTAAAACGTAATAATGATGATATACTTACTTTTGAATCTTGTAAAGAATCAATATACTTATCAATTTTATTCTGAGCTTCTAGCAAGTCTTCCTCTATTCCTTTATTCTTAAGTACAATTTGCTCATAGCTACCTTTAAGCAATTTTAATTCGCTAAGAACTTGATCCTTCTTTTCTAAAAGTTCACTTTCAGTAGCCTTTTTATCTTTGTTTAGCAAATAGGTGTAGTACCCTAGCCCTCCAGTAGCTAAGGCTAATAAGGCTATGATAATTTTTGAAAGGATACCACCCCCTTTTGGAGGCTCATTGTTATCAAAATGCTGATACGAAGGCAAAGACTGAGCGCTCTCATTGTTTTCGGTATGTGGCGTAGCATCTGTAAAAATCGGTTTATCGTAATTATTACTCATAATTTCAATTTTTAATATTGCGCAAAGATAATAAGAAAAATATATTATAAGCAAATTTTTTTACTTTTTTTTTCGTGTTGTTTTAAAAAGATATACTACTTTTGCAGCGTTTTTCTAATACATACATCTATGTTAATACGTTATTTTGCTATTATTTTTGGCTGTTTGGGTTTGGGTGAATTAGTAGTAGCCCTTACTCATATTTCTTTTCCATCAAGTATTATTGGGATGTTTTTTCTCACTCTTTTCTTACATTTGGGATGGATAAAATTGCAGGCTATCAAAGCGCTTTCCGATTTGCTTATTTCTAACTTAGGACTTTTCTTTGTTCCCCCAAGTATTGGAATTATGGCTTATTTTAAACAGATAGGCGAAAATCTTTTAGCAATCTTTCTTTCTATTATTATTAGTACAGTAGTAGTAATTATTGTTACTGGCCATGTATATCAATTCTTCCGTAAAAAAATAAAATAATGAAATCAATCGTAGAAAATCAGGTATTATTATTATCCATAACTTTTATACTTTACTATGGGGCTTTATTCTTACAAAAGAAATACAATTCAGTATTCTTAAATCCTGTATTACTTACTGTATTGGTTTTAGTTTCGTACTTGCTTATTTTTGATATTTCACCCGAAAAATATGAGGAAGCTGGTCAGTATATAGATTTTTGGTTGAAGCCCTCGATTGTAGCCTTAGGGGTGCCTCTCTACTTACAACTTTCTAAAATTAAAAAGCAAATAATTCCTTTGGTAATATCACAGTTTGCAGGTAGCTTGGTAGGTATACTTACGGTTTGCTTGGTAGCCAAATGGTTGGGGCTTGCTGATGATATAGCTATTTCATTGGCTCCTAAATCGGTTACTACGCCTATTGCTTTGGAGGTGTCGCGCGTAATTAAAGGGATTGAGCCTATTACAGTTATGGCGGTAATGACTACAGGTTTCTTGGGTAATATATTTGGGATTACTTTTCTTAATTGGTTTCGCATTAAGAGTCCTATGGCTAAGGGTATTTCATTAGGAACTGCTTCACATGCTTTGGGTATTATGGCAGCTTTTAACCTCAGTGAGAAATATGCTGTATATGCCAGTTTAGGTATGATATTCAATGGGGTATTCACTGCTATATTATCGCCTACCGTGGTACAGCTACTCTTCTAACAAATTACAATAATACTATAATAAAAACAGGTAATGAGCTTCATTAGAAGTCATTACCTGTTTTTTTGATCTTATATTATTAGATGTGATTACTTTGGTGGGTATTTCTCCAATATCTTATTGACGAAGTTCTGAATAGCTTCCTCTTTGCGCTCTACCGATCTTGGTAATTCTCCAGCGCCTTTTCCTTGCCATATTAGTTCTCGTTTTTTAGCATCAATAATTTCGATATAGAGTACTCCTTCAGTGCTTCGGCTCACATTATAGTTGGCACCGCCCCAAAAAGGTCCCCAGCCCCAACCCCAGCCCCAATAATATGGACTGTTGTCGTATACATCTACATTTTCGCGTTCGCGGGTAAAGATATTCACCAAAAAGTCGGGCTGTTCTGAAAGGGTCATACCTTTGGCTTTTAGGTTTTGTTCAATAGCACGCAAAATACGCTTCTTATCCAAATCGGATATAGGTACTTTATCTACTCCTTCTTTGAAAAAAGCAAAGGTTTTCATAGCTGAAAAATCAGCTTGACTATCATAATCGGTAGTTACATATACGCTAGCACACGATGTGAGCCCCATAGCTACCATTAACAGTATAAAAGTAGTAATCTTCTTCATTTTGTTGTGATTTTATTCTTCTAAAATAATTACAGCAAAATCTGTACCGAAAATTACCTTTGGAATGCCTAAGGAAGTCGTTCGTACAAGCAGCAGTGGTGTAGTTTTTTGTACACCTCATCATCGGCGCGTTCTTTGCCTGCATCGTGTCCTACCTTAGCTATGGCTTTCTGAACGTCTTTCTCGCTACATTTGCGTTCGTCGAAAATAAGAGTCATATTGCCACTGTTTATATCCCAGTTGGCACTTTTTACTCCTTTAACCTTATAGGCTGCTTTCTCAATGCGTACTTTGCATTGTTCACAGTTACCACCTACAGCAAAGGTTACTTTCTTGTTTTTGTTGGGCGTATCTTGCGCCTGCATAGTAGCGAGCCCTAAAAAGCTCAGTACTATTAATAAAAATCGTGTTCTCATATTATAATAATTTAAATCTTAATCCTGCATAATACATTAGTCCGAAAGCAGGAGCGTACTGCATAGTGCTATCAAAATAAGCACTAAACGGACTATCGGATGCTAAAATGCCGTTTTCTTGCTTGTAATTAGTGAGGTTCTCTCCGCCTATGTATATCTCAAAGGTTTTGCTGAAAACCTTTGTTATTTGAGCGTTTAGGGTAGCAAAAGCCGGTGCATAGTCGGTAAGTTTATACCTTTGGGGGTTAGAAGCGGTAGAGGGTAGCCGCTGTTCGCCCAACCAATTAAACGTTACATCAAACTTCCATTGTGCGTGATGGTTGTTGTGACTGTCGGTGGTTTCGTATCCTACATTGGCAAACCAACGATGGCGCGGTGTAAGGGTTTTCTCTAACAGCTTATCACCGAACTGTGTTTGTACATCATAATACTTATATGCTGCCTTAATGTCTAAGCCTTGCACAGGGTTTAGGCTTAGTTCGGCTTGTAATGAATTGGCGAAGCTTTTGCCCTGAAGGTTGTAAAACAATGCTTTTTGAGGCGAATTATCTACATCAATAACAGCTTGGTTATCGAAATCGGTTCGGTAGAAGTCGATAGAGAATTCAGCATTTTTGCCCCATAGCTTAAATGATTGTAAGAAACTAAGTCCGTAATTCCAAGCTATTTCGGGGTTTAAACCGTATAACTTACCTTCATTGGCCTGTATGATAGATAGCTGCCTAGAAGAGGCTAATAGTTGCTGATTTTCGGCTATTATGTTGGCTGCGCGCTTGCCCCTGCCTGCTGATAGCCTAAAAGTAGCTTGCTTCCAAGGATTATAACGCAAGTGTAGGCGTGGAGTAAGGAAGTTCCCTAAATGGTTATGACTATCAGCCCTTATGCCTGCTACGAAGCTGAAGTTCTGTAAGTTGTCATAAGTGTATTCAAAGAAAGCTCCTATCGACCTATCAACTCGTGAGAAATCTGCGGTAAGGGCAAGGGTACTGAGTGCTTCATTATAATCATCATACGTGGCATTTAGCCCTGTGGCAAACTTGTGCTGGGTATTGCCTATAATTGAGTTATATATCAGGTTGCTATACCAGCTTTTTTGGTGTATATCGTAACGGTTCAGACCAAAATAGGAGTCTTGCTTATGTGATTGAAAGGCATTCTGTAAGCCAATACTTTTATGGGGTATATCAGGAAATACATAGCCTATTTTGTTTGAAATGCCTATACGCTGGGAGTTAATCTCACTGCCCCAAGCATTGGTTGTTCCTTTATCTGTTAGCTTATTAAAGCGTAACTCGCCTGCTTGGCGCTCGTCCTTCATATAATGCAGATTGAGAAATCCTACCCAACCTTTCTCATTATTGGTGTATTGCCAGCGGTTGAGAAGGTTTAGCTGGTTACCTATCGGGTTATCAATAAATCCATCGTGATTGTGATCGGCTTTTTGCTGTCGGACGTTGCCGTGTGCAAATAGTGTTGTAGCCCACTTATCGGATAGCTTTTTATTGGTATGAGCATTGATTTCGTAACGATTATCCTGCGAGGTATATAGGTTTAAGAAGAAAGGATGGCTATTTAAGGGCTTTGCTATTTCATAGTTTATCTGCCCTGAAATACTTTCATAGCCATTGATAACACTGCCAGCTCCTTTGGTAATCTGGATGCTTTCAATCCACGTGCCTGGGACGAATGATAGTCCGTAGGCTTGTGATGCGCCTCGCATAGTGGGGATATTCTCTTCTGCCATTAGTATATAGGGGCTTGTTAAGCCGAGCATTTTTATTTGCTTATTACCCGTTACGGCATCGGAGAAGTTTACATCAATGGAGGGATTGGTGGAGAAACTTTCGGAGAGGTTACAGCAAGCGGCTTTTAGGAGTTCGCCACTGCTCATAGTATGCACGTCGGCTACTTGAAATTGTGATTTCATAGTATTGGCTCGGCGGCTGCTTACTACTACTTCTTCTAGGTTGTTCTCGGCTTCTAACTGGATATGCAAAGGCTCATTGCCTTCTACCTTTATCGTTTTTTTCTTGTAGCCTATATAGCTCACTATCAAAGTATTGCTGCTTTGAGTGCGTTTTAGGGTAAAGGTTCCTTCGTCATTGGTTGAAGTGCCTATTTGTGTGCCGTTCCAATAGACATCGGCACCAGCTAAGGGTTGGTTCTGTTCATCGACTACTGTGCCTTGGCTAAAGTGTTGAGCCATAGCGGTTAGGGGCAATAATAGCCCTATTAAAAAGATATATTTTTTGTACATTATTTCTGAATTAACAATTAATAAAATTACTATTAGTAAGGTTTTTCCTCACTAATTATTCATTATAAATTGTTAATTAACAATAAAATACTCTTTGGCAATGCAGCACATATAACGGGGGAGGGTTCAGCCTGTAGCCCAAATCGGGAAGAATGAGGTTCTTAATGGGCTTTGTAGTGGGCTGTACTACTACCAGCGAGGGTAGGGTAGGGGTGGCTACAACGAAGGGTTGTAGCTGTAATTCTAACGATTTTACAAGGGTTGTACTGTCCTGAATGGAAGAACTAACGGATGTATCGTCGCAGCATTTTTTGTGTGAAGTTTCTTGGTTGTTATCACCTGCACAACATTTGTTGGTTGTTGAGCAATCATCAGTTTGGGTGTTTGTTACCTGAGTGAGGTACTCTAAGGATATTGATGATAGGGTGTCTTTGCAATAATGAAAAGTAATAGCCCATCCTGAATTGGAGAATAGGATGAGTATTGATAATAATATGTTGATAAGTTTTCTTTTCATTACATAAGAAAATGTAGCAAAAATCATGCCATTATTCTTTTATAATTTCTTGTGTGGTTTGGTTTTGAGGTCTGTCGGTGGCTGTTATTGTTATTTTTGTGTTGGATATATGGGGGTTGAGGGTTGTGGTGTGGTATTGCCAGATGCCATTGTTGAGTGTTGCGTTTCCTTCTTCGATGGTGTTGTTTTGGTGTGTGATGGTTACTGTGATGGCTATGACTTTGAAATTGTCGGTTACTGTGATGTTGATGGGTTGGTTTATTTGTGTTCCGTTATAGGCAGAGGTGTTGATGTGGCTTATTTCGGGGTTTAATAGAAAATGTAAAAAATAATTTTTTGTTATTTTTAAGGTAAATTAAAAGTGCAATTGTAATCCTGTTTAAGGATTAAATCTAGGTTATAACTGCCCTCTAATTTAAAATTGTTAATTTTTGAATTTTAGATTACCTAATGCGTTCTAAGTACTCTGTTGGACTTTCGTTGTAAAAATCTTTAAAGCATTTGGCAAAATAAGATGGTGAGGAGAAGCCTACTTCATAAGCGACTTCCGAGATGCTCTTGGCTTTGCTGTTGAGCAATTGTTTGGCGTATTTTACTCGTATGGTGCGAATGAGTTCGTTAGGCGAATAGTCGGTGAGGGATTTGATTTTGCGATATAGGTTAGAGCGCGACAAACCTAAGGCGTCGGCTATTTCGTCTATATTCATTTCAGGATTGGCGATAGAGTTCTCTACGTAATGCGTAAAATCGGTGATAAATTGTTGTTCTACTTTGCCTAAAGTCTCTTGTTTGGTTTCGTTTAGGAGGAAATTACTAAAGCTCTCACGTATCTTCTTACGATTTTCTATGAGTTTGCGTACCCGTGTTTTCAGTAGTTTTACGTTGAAAGGCTTGGAAATATAGGCATCAGCACCACTCTCGAAGCCTACTTGTTTCTGTTCGTCTAAAGCATAGGCAGTAAGCAAAATCACAGGAATATGATTAGTAGCCACGTTAGTTTTTATCAACTGACATAAATCAAAGCCATCGGTCTTAGGCATCATCACATCGCTGATTACTACATCGGGGAGGTGTTTTTTGGCTACTTCAAAACCTTCTTCACCGTTTTCGGCTTCAATAAGGTTGTAGCTATCACTGAGGATATAGCGAATAAACTGGCGCATATCCTCGTTGTCTTCCACAATCAGTACGGTAGGTTTCTCTGGAGCTGAAGGTGAAGCTGTTGGTAATTTGAGTTTCTCGGCAGATGCTGGTAATGAAGGCAATAAGTCAAGATGGGTTTCGATATAATTACTGTCGTATACCGCTTTTGCCGATACTTGTTCTTGGCTGAAAGGCAGGCGAATGACGAAGGTTGTCCCCTCCCCTTCTGTACTCTCCACGCTGATAGTTCCGTTATGTGAGGCGACTAAGGCTTGCACCAATGCCAAACCAATACCTGAACCTTCGCTATCGGGATTTATTTTGTAGAAGTGTTCAAACACCTCATTTTGTTTGTCTTTTGGAATATATGAACCGTTGTTGAACACACGCAGCACAGCTACTTCTCCTTTGGAAAGAGGTAGAGGGAGGTCTTCTTTGGTTAAAGAAACATTGATACTCCCTTCTTGAGGTGTGAATTTCAGTGCATTGGAAAGCAGGTTGAAGTAGATTTTCTCTACTTTTTCCTTATCGAAAGCCATTTCAAAAGAAGTGTCTTCGGCAACAAACTGAAAATTGAGTTTCTTTTGCTTGATACGGTCGGTGAAAAAAGAATTGAGTTCGTTGAGGAAGCTCTTCAAATTACCTTTGGTGAAGTACATTTGCATTTTGTTATTCTCATAACTGCGGAACTCAATTACTTCGGAAATGAGATGCAAAAGTCGGTTGCTGTTCTTTTTGATGAGGAATAACAAATCTTGTTCTTCTTTAGGGAGTGAATTGTGCGCTAAGAGCGTTTGCACAGGTCCTAAGATAAGCGACAGCGGTGTTTTAAATTCGTGAGAGATATTGGTAAAGAAAAGCAATTTGGCTTGGGTAGCCTCTTCTAATTGTTTAGAGACGATTTCCAACTGTTCTTTTTGGCGTTTCAGTTCACTATTGGTCTTACTTTTAGCGCGATAAGCCCTAATAGCCATCAGTAAGAAAACAGTGATAAGCACAATAGCTGTAATAGAAAGGTAAAGCAACATTCGTTGGTTTGTATGTTGGATAAGGCTCTCACTCAGTTGGTTATTGATATTCTCTATTTTGGCTTGTTTTTCAGCAATTTGTTCGGTTTGTAACTGCAAAATGCGCACATTGCTCTTATCTACCACTGTGGTATTGAGGATATTCTCGCGCTCAAAAGGCTGTTTGTGGAGGATTTTCATCGCGAGTTCTATTACCTTTTCACCACCTGTAGGGTAGATAAACGATGCATCTTGCACATTATTTTCTATATTTTGTATGCCCACTTGTTGCAAGGCATCTACTCCTATGATAAAAGGAATTTTGCCATTGAACTGCATTGCTGCCTCGTGCGTACCTGCTGCCATTGGGTCGTTCATCGCAAACACAAGGTCGATATGAGGCTGCTCTTGGAAGAGTTGTTGCATTTGTGTTTTGGCATCAGCTTGAAGGAAGTTGCCCCAAGTTTCGGCTACTATTTGCACTTCGGGGGCGTTTTTGAGAGCATCGACAAAGCCTTTATGACGCTCGGCATCGGAGGTAGAGCCTTTGGTACCACGTACTTCGGCTATATTGCCTTTGCCTTTAAGGACACCTATAGCATAGAGTCCTGCTTCTTTGCCTATTTGGTAGTTGTTAGCTCCTACATAGGCTGTATAACTCTCGGTAGCTATTTTTCTATCTACCAAAATCACGGGAATACCTTGCTGGTAAGCCTTTTCAATAACTGGGGTACAGGCTTCCGACTCGTTAGGCGAAACGACGAGCACATCTACCTTTTGCTCTATGAACCACTCTATATCGGCGATTTGCTTGGGAGTATCGTCTTTCACACTGCGAATGAGCACCTCAGCATCAGCCTGATAAAGGGCTACTTCGCGTTTTAACTCCTCGTTCATTGTTTGTCGCCAAAGGTCTTCACTGCACTGTGACACCCCTATCACATAACGGGGGTTTCGCTCCCTTTGGCAAGCAAGGCAAGCAAAGAGAGCGAAATATAAAAAAAGTATATGATACCTTCTGAATGTCATTTTATCTAAACAACTCTAAATGAGCATCGGCGAGGCGAGGCATCGCACCGTGTTGCTGACATACGTAAGCTGATACTTCTACCGCCAATTGATGCGATTGGGCAATACTGCGACCATTGAGGTAAGAGGCTACAAAAGCAGCCGTGAACGAGTCGCCTGCTCCTACCGTATCAGCAATGGTAACCTTAGGTGTCCCTAAGAACGATTTTTCATTAGGCGTGAACACATAACTACCTCTCGTGCCTTGCGTTAAGATGAGGAATTTGAGGTTGTATTTCTCTAACAAGTGCTTGCACACTTCTTCATCACTACCTTGCAGATTGAACATTTCGGCAATTTTCACTATTTCCTCATCATTGATTTTTAAAGCAGTTGCCTTGTCTAAAGAATCGGCGATTACCTCTTTGCTGAAGTATTTCAAGCGGAGGTTGATATCGAATACTTTGAGACTCTCGGCTGGCATCAAATCTAAGAACTTGTGGATAGTGGCACGCGATACTTCACTGCGCTGCGCTAGCGACCCAAAGCATACGGTATTAGTATTCTTTGCTAAGTTCTCAATTCGCGAAGAGAATGGAATATTGTCCCACGCTACATTTTCGCTAATCTCATAGGTAGGCACCCCACGACCGTCTAACTGTACTTTTACGGTACCTGTAGGGAAATCCGTTTTTTCGATAATGTAGTTGAGTTCTTTTTCTTCTAAACTTTTTAGTATTTCTTTACCGAGGAGGTCGCCACCAATGGCACTCACAGCATAGCCGTTGAAACCAAATTGCGACACGTGGTAAGCGAAATTAGCGGGCGCACCGCCTAATACTTTTCTTTCAGGGAAGACATCCCAAAGGATTTCTCCCAATCCTACTACTGTATTTTTCATTGTATTATGAGAGTGTTGTTGTTAATTCTTTTTCTTTTTCAGCGTACAAAGTTATAAATTCTTTTTGAGAATTTCTATTGTTTTCTGAGTTTTCTGAGTTTTCTGAACTATCTGACGAGGCAGACTTGGCTGACAAGGCAGAGTTTCCAACTATATTGTTAGGCGTTAGCTTTGAGTCGGGTGCTCATTAGCAATAGATATACCACTCCTATGCTGAGGACAATAAGGGCTCCTATCTGTGAGCCGTTCATTGCATCGGAGGCTAAGCCCATTGCAAAAGGGAAGATAGTACCGCCAAAGAGTCCCATAATCATTAAGCCTGACACTTCGTTTTTCTTGGTAGGATTCTGCAAGAGGGCTTGCGAGAAGATGATTGAGAATACATTGGAGTTACCGAAACCTACCAAAGCAATAGCAGTGTAAAGCATTGTCTTATCACTGAAAAAGAACAGTATCGCCATTGAGGCTACCATACAAAGCACACTGAGGGTAAAGAAACTCTTAGGAGATACTTTGGTGAGAATATAAGCTCCTGACAAACATCCTATGGTACGGAATAAGAAATACCAACTAGTGGCAAAAGAGGCTTGGGTAGTGGTAAGCCCTAAACGTTCCATAAAGATAGTGGGCGCTGAGGCATTAACTCCTACGTCTATCCCCACGTGGCACATAATACCAATGAAACACAAGAGTACATAAGGGTTGGCAAGCAGTGCAAAACACTCGGTAAAGGTGGCGTTCTTGCTGTCGTTTTTTTCTTCTTCAATATGAGTAGCACCCAGCCACAAGAGGGTTACTACCGAGATAGCTACAAAGAGCAGGAAGAAAAGTCGCCAATCATTGAATTTATCGAAGCAGAAACTCATAAGTAAGGGGGCAGAAAACGAGGCTATTGCCTTGATAAACTGACCAAAAGTGAGTGAACTGGCGAGTTTGTCGCCTTTTACTATGGCTGACATTAGCGGGTTTAGCGATACTTGCATCAGTGTATTACCAATACCAAGTAAGGAGAAAGCTACCAGCATAGTGGTATAGTTGTAGCTGATAAAGGGCACTACCATCGCTAAGATGGTAATCACCAAGCTGAGGAGTACAGTTTTGCGACGACCTATCTTGCTCATTAGTACGCCTGTGGGCACTGAGAAAAGCAGAAACCAAAAGAATACCATCGCAGGAAGCGCTTTGGCAGTGGTTTCGGTCAAGCCGAAATCATCTTTTACAAAGTTGGAGGCGGCGCCTACAAGGTCTACGAAGCCCATACAGAAGAATGATAGGAGTACGGGCAATAAATATTTTAGATAGTTGTTATTTTGTTGCATACTATGAATGTATTAAGTGTTTAATATTATTAAAAAGGTGGGTGTCAAAAGAGTTTTATTGATGTAGGCGTTTACAAAACGCTCGTACATAACATACTTCAAAGATTATTGATAATCAGAGTAGTCAACTTTGCCAAAGTCTGAAAACTTTGGCAAAGTGTAGTGATGCAAAAGCGATTTTGAGACTTTTCGGACAGTCCCCTACAATTAATTATTTCAATTTATAGACAGTTACATCGTTAAGGGTGAGAGTACCTTTGCTAGTGTTGAAGCGGAGGGTATTGTACACTTCGGTAGGGAATACCGCATTGGTTTGTACTACTTCGCCGTTGTTCACAAAGAGCTCGGTTGAAGCTTTGTCTACCAATAAGCGTACAGTATAGCTTTTCTTAGCTACCATTGGTGCTTTGATAGGCGTTTCGGCAAAGTTAGCATTGAAGGCTACACTGCTCTTACTGCGGTCTACCGATAGGGTTTTATTAGCACCGTCAAATAGGTATTTGATAGTTTCACCTTTGGCATTCTCAAGGGCAAATGAGAAAGTATCGGTTTCGTTAGGGGTTACCGTGAAAGTGAGTTCATACGCTCCTTGATTATTGGGCAAGAAGTTTTCGAACGTTATAGCATCGGAGGTGTTGGTACGTGTTTTATCACCTAAAAGTACCGCTTCACGACGCAAACTCTCCAACTCTTTTACGGGCTCACTGGCTACTACCAAATGCTCACCATTATGCACTAAACGCAAAGCGCGGGCAACAGTCATCGCGCTACGGAAGTTTTCAGTAGGGATTTCATTGGCGTAATCCCAGTTGCTCATCCAGCCTATAAAGAGACGACGACCATCGGTAGCGGGGACATTGCTCCAAGTTACACCTGCATAATTATCGCGACCATAGTCTAACCAAAGGGGATAGTTCATAGTATCGGGGGTGAAGGTTTTGCCATCGAAATTACCGATGAAGTACTGAGTAGCACTTCCGCCGTTAGGTCCACCTGGGTTGATACTCACAAAGAGCACCCATTTGGTTTTTCCTTCATAAGTAAGCGGGAAGAGATCGGGGCATTCCCACACGCCACCGTGTCCACCTAAGCCTTCGCCAAACTCACTGAGGCGTGTCCATTCTTTGAGGTTTTTAGACCCATAGAAGGTAATCGTTTGGGTAGTGGCAAGGCTCATCACCCATTGTTTAGAGGGTGCGTGCCAGAATACTTTCGGGTCGCGGAAGTCGATGATATTAGCATCGGTGAGGACAGGGTTGCCTTCGTATTTGGTGAAGGTTTTTCCACCATCGAGGCTATAAGCGATAGATTGGGTTTGGCGGTCGCCTGCTGAAGTGAAAATAGCCACCATAGCACCTTTGCCAAAGCCGGCAGTATTATCGTGGTCAATCACAGCACTGCCTGAGAAAATCGCTCCTAACTTATCAGGAGCTAATACAAAAGGCTTGTATTCCCAATTCACCAAGTCTTTGGAAACGGTGTGCCCCCAGTGCATATTGCCCCAGCGCGCTCCGTAAGGGTTGTATTGGTAGAAGAGGTGGAATACTCCGTCGAGGTATACCATTCCGTTAGGGTCGTTCATCCAGCCATATTGAGGGGTGAAGTGGTATAGTGGACGGTATTTTTCGTTGTAGTTGAAGTTATATTCAGCCGACTGTTTGATTTCGGCTAAGCCTATATCGGTAGTTTTGGCTACTGCAAAAGTAAGGGTTACTTTTTTGCCTTTGTACGCCTCGATAGCGATAGGCACCCAGTAGTCTATTTTGTTTTGGGCAATGCGAATGGTCATTGGCTCGCCTATAGGAGTACCATCTACCGATAGTTGGACTTTATTTTCGGTTGCTTGGTCTTCAACAGGAATGAGCAAGTACTTGTCTTTGGCTTCAAAGGTACGGGTGTAATCAGTCATAAAAACGCTTTTTTGTTTGTTGCCTTGTTCGATTTGGTCGATGAGGATATGCCCCCATCCGCCGCGTTGGTTATCGATAATGCGGATAGTAGCTTTCTTTCCTTTATAGGGTTTTACGTCCCAAGTGAGCCATTGTAGGGTCTCCGATTCGTAGAGAGAACGCGATTGTAGTACGCTTTTGCCCTCAACTAAAAGTTCAATATAGGTATCGGCGTGAGTACCTCCCCCAACAAGGAAGTTGATGTAATCACGCTCGATGGTGAACTCTTTAGAGGTAAGCGCTCCGCGAGAGTCGTCGCCGTTGTTGAAGCTGTTGGCGAGGTGTTTCCCTTCAAAGCCTGTTACGGGCTGCTGACCGGTATAGCTACCGGTGGCGGGAGTCGCGCCAAAGGCGTCGCCTTCTACCGTCCAATTGGCATAAGTGCCTGACTCGAAGTCCTCGATG encodes:
- a CDS encoding substrate-binding domain-containing protein, whose product is MTFRRYHILFLYFALFACLACQRERNPRYVIGVSQCSEDLWRQTMNEELKREVALYQADAEVLIRSVKDDTPKQIADIEWFIEQKVDVLVVSPNESEACTPVIEKAYQQGIPVILVDRKIATESYTAYVGANNYQIGKEAGLYAIGVLKGKGNIAEVRGTKGSTSDAERHKGFVDALKNAPEVQIVAETWGNFLQADAKTQMQQLFQEQPHIDLVFAMNDPMAAGTHEAAMQFNGKIPFIIGVDALQQVGIQNIENNVQDASFIYPTGGEKVIELAMKILHKQPFERENILNTTVVDKSNVRILQLQTEQIAEKQAKIENINNQLSESLIQHTNQRMLLYLSITAIVLITVFLLMAIRAYRAKSKTNSELKRQKEQLEIVSKQLEEATQAKLLFFTNISHEFKTPLSLILGPVQTLLAHNSLPKEEQDLLFLIKKNSNRLLHLISEVIEFRSYENNKMQMYFTKGNLKSFLNELNSFFTDRIKQKKLNFQFVAEDTSFEMAFDKEKVEKIYFNLLSNALKFTPQEGSINVSLTKEDLPLPLSKGEVAVLRVFNNGSYIPKDKQNEVFEHFYKINPDSEGSGIGLALVQALVASHNGTISVESTEGEGTTFVIRLPFSQEQVSAKAVYDSNYIETHLDLLPSLPASAEKLKLPTASPSAPEKPTVLIVEDNEDMRQFIRYILSDSYNLIEAENGEEGFEVAKKHLPDVVISDVMMPKTDGFDLCQLIKTNVATNHIPVILLTAYALDEQKQVGFESGADAYISKPFNVKLLKTRVRKLIENRKKIRESFSNFLLNETKQETLGKVEQQFITDFTHYVENSIANPEMNIDEIADALGLSRSNLYRKIKSLTDYSPNELIRTIRVKYAKQLLNSKAKSISEVAYEVGFSSPSYFAKCFKDFYNESPTEYLERIR
- a CDS encoding carbohydrate kinase, translated to MKNTVVGLGEILWDVFPERKVLGGAPANFAYHVSQFGFNGYAVSAIGGDLLGKEILKSLEEKELNYIIEKTDFPTGTVKVQLDGRGVPTYEISENVAWDNIPFSSRIENLAKNTNTVCFGSLAQRSEVSRATIHKFLDLMPAESLKVFDINLRLKYFSKEVIADSLDKATALKINDEEIVKIAEMFNLQGSDEEVCKHLLEKYNLKFLILTQGTRGSYVFTPNEKSFLGTPKVTIADTVGAGDSFTAAFVASYLNGRSIAQSHQLAVEVSAYVCQQHGAMPRLADAHLELFR
- a CDS encoding MFS transporter, with amino-acid sequence MQQNNNYLKYLLPVLLSFFCMGFVDLVGAASNFVKDDFGLTETTAKALPAMVFFWFLLFSVPTGVLMSKIGRRKTVLLSLVITILAMVVPFISYNYTTMLVAFSLLGIGNTLMQVSLNPLMSAIVKGDKLASSLTFGQFIKAIASFSAPLLMSFCFDKFNDWRLFFLLFVAISVVTLLWLGATHIEEEKNDSKNATFTECFALLANPYVLLCFIGIMCHVGIDVGVNASAPTIFMERLGLTTTQASFATSWYFLFRTIGCLSGAYILTKVSPKSFFTLSVLCMVASMAILFFFSDKTMLYTAIALVGFGNSNVFSIIFSQALLQNPTKKNEVSGLMIMGLFGGTIFPFAMGLASDAMNGSQIGALIVLSIGVVYLLLMSTRLKANA